Sequence from the Phaeodactylum tricornutum CCAP 1055/1 chromosome 20, whole genome shotgun sequence genome:
CTCTGGCCAACAGCGTCTTGCCCGTTCCGGGAGGGCCGTACAACAGGACGCCTTTCGGTTGGGCCACGCCGAGCGATTCAAAAAGCTCCGGATGCTTGATCGGCAACTCGATGACTTCCTTAATTTCCATGACTTGCTTTTCGAGGCCACCAATCATATCGTAGGTCGAATCCGGCACGGCTTCCACTTTCATCAGCGAGACGAGGGGATCCACCTTGGTGGGCAGAATCTTGTGCAGGGTATAGGAGTCGTTGCGCAAGGCGACGCGCGTATTGGGCTGACAGCTTTGTATGTCAAtgtccttgtccaaatcAACAATGTACTTGCCTTCCGGATTGATCTTGACGAGGATCTTGTTGAGTCCCATGGGTTTCACGACTTCCCCCACGTACGATCCCGGCTCCTGCAAATGGTAGAGTTCCTCCCGGAGCATCCGGACGTGTGCGTTGATTTCGTTACGACGCGCTTGGAGACGCAACAAGTCGGCACTCCGTTCTTGTACCGTCTAGGTGTATATAATCGtgaatatatatatatgtgtgtgtgtgtgtgcgaaagaaagcaacaagacCGGTGAGGAATGGTACGCACGGGACGGGGTGCGGTCGACGAATGCGGACGGGACGGTGAATCAAGTGGCAGTACCGACATTCCCAAGTACCTGTCTATCTATCTGTATACCTGTCTATCGGTCTACAGACACACGTACCTCACGCAATTCCGCAATTTTAGAAGCGTAGTACTTGCCGGTGCTCGAACCAGTAGCGTCGTGCGAGGTATTCATGGCGACGGCGGTGGACATGGGGTACCacgttcttcgtcgtctcccaCAAAGGGTTTTGTTGGGAACAATTGCACGAGCGGCGAAAGGAACGTGACGATTTTAAGTAGAAAGATACGTCTGTCTGTGTATCTAATTGTGATGTATCGACATTGATATGGATTGGAGTGCGATGGTGGTAGACAGAGGAGTATGCCCATGGTGGAGGTCGAGTCGAGTCGGGGTGGGGTCGAGTGCGGGATCACGGCGTGTACCGGTCGGGGACACGACAACACCAAAACCACACGGGACGAAGCGGACGGAAGCTCCGCGAAGTACGAGTCGGAACACCCCGGCATGACTCACGAATCGTACGGAAGAACGGTCCACCGGACGGACCATCCAACGGGAGTTTCCGGGTGGATCGAGCCACACGTGCCCTACTACAGCCCTTCGTCACACTGGTCCTAAGTCTTGGAAAGTTTCCAATTTCGAGCGTTTTCCACGATTGCTCGTTCTAAGTCGAATCCGTCGTTCGGGGAGTCGGTCGTCGGGTCCGCGCGATCGACCGTCTCAATACGTGCTATTGCTAGGGTGGTCCCCACGCTTTGCTGGCGCGCAAGGACGGGCGTACACTTCTACAGCAGTCGTACGAAGTCTTTCCACGGCTGTTCAACGTTCGCAACTGTTGACCAACGCACGCAAGTAGTGTGGGCCGGAGCGTTTTCGCGGTGGGCAAGGAACAAAGGGCAGCGCCATTCTAACGGTGCCGGTTGTACCGGTCGTACGATATGCTACTAGTAGAGAGCACCGTTCCGGTGTGCGCACACAAAATCTTGTCCTTCCCATATCTCTCTTGCTCTCTCGCGAGACTGCCGATACCAACCGACCAAGGGACGAGCCGGTTCCCCCTTCGTCTCCATCGAACCGTATCGCACGCCTTGGGCGCTCCGACAGTTTCGTCTCTCACGCGAGCCGTGTGTCGTCCCGAACTCGTATCGCGTGCTTCGCACTGAAGGAATCCCGCACGTGGTAGGTACGTACCCATCCACCATCCCCGTTACACATTCACCCGTACGCCGGTCCCCCCCGTCTCTCCGGACGCATGCACACGCCCTTGGCACGTCGATTGGCAACACACGGTCCGTCGAAAAGTCAGTGACGAAACGGAACGAGTGGTCGATACACCGTTCGTCCGCATCCCCCACAACGTACCCGCCACAGGAGTATTTGCCGGAAGTGTTTCGGCATCGCCCCGCTGCCGACAATCCGCCCGGTACGTCGTTGGTCTCTCTTTTGTGCTAATTCAGTCCACCCAACCGGACGCTTCGTTGTGGAATAGTTGTTGTGGGACTGGCGTGGTTATTGTTCGTTGCTGCCGTAGATTCATCACACTCACACTTTACGCTcctctcacacacacacacacaacacGTTCGCTGGGTAACACTCGCAGGATCGCTTGGTTACAGGATGCCCAATCGCCGACGTTCACGTGgagacgacaatgacgacgaaagtgTGAGTGACGACGCCAGTAGTGCCAAGGCACCGAAACGAGCGGCGCTGAACAAAAAAGCCTGGACGACGGAACAGGACGAGGCCTTGCGCAAGGCCGTCCAACGCGAACAAGCACAGCgtgacaacaacaatgacgacgacgaagaagaagaagattggGAAACCATTGCACAGTCCGTTCCGGGAAAAAGTGCCGTACAGTGTTTGTTCCGGGACCTGGTACTTCAGAAAAAACAACACACCAACCAGACCCGACAACCGCAGGTGCCGTCCcaggaagacgatgattcgTCCTCCCCCCAGGACGACCCGGAAGGGAACTGGACCGCGTCCGAAATTGAACTCCTCAAACGCCTGGTCGATCAGTACAAGGACACGGCGCCGCGATGGAACGAAGTTGCCGCCAACTTTAACGGACACAACGCCATCGACTGCCTCACCAAATGGCAAGGCGTCACCAATCCACCGGTCATTAAAGGCAAAGGATCATGGaccatggaagaagacattATTCTCCGCGAAAAAAGGGCCATGTACGGACGCAAGTGGGCCAAAATTGCGGCCTTTCTGCCCGGGCGCCAAGGCAAACAGTGTCGCGAGCGCTTTGTCAATCACTTGGATCCCGAGCTCAAAAAGGGTGAATGGaccgatgacgaagaagccatACTCATCGCCATGCACGAACACCACGGAAACCGGTGGGCCAACATTGCCAAAAACCTCCCCGGTCGATCCGACAATGACGTTAAGAATCACTGGTACTCGACGATTCagcgaaaatttcaacaACACGGCAAGGATGTGAGTTGGGCACCACCGTATACCGAACCGAGATTTCCCTTTAAGTTTTGCGTCACTCACACCGCCCTTGCGTTTGCCTCTTTGATCAGAAACTCATACAAGCAGCCGTCCAACAAGTACAAATGATGCAGCAAATGGGCACCATGCCCACACAGCAGCCACAGCAACCCGCGTGGCCAGCGGGACCCTACAATCAAGCTACCGCTTCGCACCACGCCCCTCCGCCTCCTCATTATCCATACGCCTATCAGTAcccaccgccgccaccccACTCGGCACCGCCTGCACAACCGGGCAAAGAAGGCGATATGACCGGCCAACAGCACCCTCCTCCCCCGTACATGTATCCACCGCACCCCCACATGCCTCCGCCACCCTACTATCATCACTACGGACCGCCGCCGGGCCGGCACGAGGGCGGCAAGACCGACAAGGACCAGGCGCGGTTCAACTATATGGGAGCCGGCATGGGATCACCCGCCAGCCGGGATCGTCGGGGTAGTGTAGGGAACAGTAATAACGAATCGTAAAAAGCTTTTTGACAAGTAACAGCAGGTAGCGATTTCAGTTAGCCTACTACTTTAACTACGAGTGCTGGCTTTTTGGTAGAGAACAGGGATTTTTAGACCATTCGTCACTCAGTATGGACAGAACCTGAGCGTGTACTCGAAATCAGGACTACCGAGGAGCGCCGCCACGCTTGGGTGCGGGAAACGAGAGTGGTACCTTGAGCGTCACGTTGGTTTTGCCTGACCCCGCTTTCCGGTTGACCGTGAACCCTGCCTGTCGCAACAAATGCGAGGCGTCCTTGATGTCCATCTTCAGATCGTCTGACAAAGGTTTGATATTCTCGGCCTTCATGGTTTTGTTGCCGTCCGCAATCACATACAGTATGAGAACGTGGACTGCGCACTTGTCTCTGTGGGCCTTCGACACGACATAGCCCGGCTTGCCGTCCTCGCTTGTCATGGACGTGGCGAACAATTCCAACCAGCGGGACGCAATTTCGATAGGGACACCGAAAAATCGGGATCGACCTTCATCCGAAGGGGGAATGAAACGGCGTTTTGAGAGTTTACCGTACAGAGTTGTCCAGTAGTTGCACAGCATTGCAGCTTTGAGTGCCCGGCTCATGCGGTCGCCTTTATCGGCGTGCTTGTGTATCAGAAGTTTGAGCGAATCGTTCCAATCCGAGGCTTGCTTGGCCTTCCAGGACGCGTTAGCGTCTTCTTCCGCGTTATCGCCCGGTCCGGCGCGTTTGCCTTCCAAAATGGCTTCCGCGacctcttccttttccaaacaaGCATTGACCACTCTCGTAACGTAGAACCAAGCGTCCTCCCCCACCATGGCTTTGAGGTCGTACACCAATTCGGGCTTGCTGGCTTCTCCATCGAAGGGTGGTAAGAAGGACTTGCGCCATTCGCGAGTCGCCACGTCCACGGCAGACTCCGTCTGTTTCTCCTCGGCGTTGCCATTCTTTTGGGACGCCACGTGCTCAACGGCGATTCGATTGGATTCCGACATGCCGTCGCCTTTGAGAAAGTTATTGACCATGGCGGAGCCGGCACCTACAACCGCATCCACGTTGACCCGATTGGCTTCTTGCGATCGCAATACTTTTCGTTTTTTGGACGACCCAAAGTCCTCAAACAAAGCTCGTCGATGCTCGGCACCGGTCAGATTGCGTCCGTTAATGTTGGCCGCCTTGTCGTCGTAGGATGGGACTGACTGGGCCAAGGCGTAAACGTGTCCCTGCGATGCGGTACGGTGTAACGCCAGCGTACCCGTCTCTCGATCGTATACGCCCACCGCCAGCTGCGTGCGACGGGCCTGAATGTCTGCGGCCGTGGCGTGCGATGTGTACAAACAAGCTTGATCGCGACCGATCAAGACGCGTCCGGCCGAGTGGGATACGTTCTGTTTGTTCTTTGTACCGGTTGATGCGACGGAAGCTGAATTGGAAGGCAACGTCTTCCATAAAAATTTAACGGGTTCGGCGTTTGACGGAGCATCGTTATCAGCGAGTAAAGAAGCCGGCAATCCGTTCGGAAAGGAACAGACCAACGGGCCTTCCTTATGGGAAACGACTTGAATCTCGGCAACTTTGCGCTTGCGGTATGTGGATGACATGAAAGAGGTCAGCTTCGTCTCGAATTTCTCGACTGGCGTTGTTCAGAAACAGGTCTTTCGAGAAAACAAAGAGCTATCTACACCAAGAGGATAGCTCAGGAAGACCATACTCGACAGACATGAGTGGTGACTGATGAAATGGTCGGATTGGTTTTGCGCTTTCTCGTGGTTCAGAGTGTTCTACAGCAAAACGAGACACAAGAACCCTACGGTTAGCGCGAAGCAAAAGTGGTCAAAGGACAGACATCGTCCCGTTGGGAAAGCCGAACTCGCATTAGGATAGCCAGTCGAGCAAATGTTCTTCTGACACCGGTTCGGAAGAACTCTGAAAATTGATACAGGAAAGATTTAAAAATTTTTTCGGCCAACGGTTACATCCAATGTTAATAGTACTCTTCACTGTTCAGGACACTCTAACAAACGAGGATACATATAGCAACATCTGTGCAGGATTGACAAGGCGAAGCAAATAATGAATAGTAAATATTCACGATCATCCCTGTCAAACGGAATATCCTTTGATGAAAACTTTGCCTTGCGCTAGCCACTCACGAGACGACCGCAATCGTAATCTCGGTTACATCTACACACAAATTTTACGCTTAAATTGATTGTCATGATTTGCCGCATCGTAACCTTCCTGTCGTTTTTCGCCCTCTCCTCGACTATCCTTGCTGCGGCATTGGAGGCCGAGCGGAACGGAAAGTCGTCCTCATTGTTGGAGTTCCTGCGCGATCCTATTGGCCTGGAAACCGCCCGTCTTGATGCCTCCCATCACCAACGCCAATGGCGAGCTTTGCAAGGATCTCCGGCTTGCGGCGACCAGATAAGTACCATATAGGCGGGCGAGATTCGTCAAATTGCCGCTTTGTTACTCGACACCGTTTTGGTGGATGGCTTGGCGGCCTTCCGTGATACAGCTTTAGCGGCAATCGATCAGGCGGTCAAATACGATTTGCAAGTCGTCAAGGTCTGCAGTTCTTGCATTGAAACAAACGACTCAACTGTGGATGATTCTTGGAGGACTGCGGAAGGGTTCGGATCCTACAATAGTTACTGTAACGAAAACATATTCGGGTTCGATGCCCAGCACAGTGCCGCGATGTTGATACCGCTTGATAGCGTGACTGGATTGCCTGTCAGCGGAAAGCTACGTGGCCTTATGACCATGCACGGACTCTTGCTGGTCAATCGAGAATCCCCTAGCGAAATCTTGCCCCCCAATCTGACAGAGTCGTTGGCTGCAACTGGTCCCGAGGCCTTCTTTTTTACAACCCTTGATTTCTTAGAAAGCCTCATGGCGTCGTCCTCTGGCGCAGTTTCGCTGATCCCAGACTTTCTAGGCTTCGGCGAGTCAGCTTCCACACACAACCGTGTAAGCATATGAGGAAGTAGCACCTCATTTTTTGACACGGAGCATACCAGGAAAGCCACAAATACTCACACATTCCCTTTTTCAACACACCTTAGACTATTATTGTGCCAGAATTTTACATGCAGTCAGCTGCCCAGGCTTATTTTGGCGCACAAAGCTCTTTGGACGAAAATACGAATGGATGTACACAGCTAGACAATGTGTGGAATGTTGCCGGGTCCTCCGATGGCGGTTTTGGATCCATCCTTGCTGCCAAAGCCCTCCAAGCATTGGACGACCGTATCCTGAATGTATTTGCTGGCGCGCCCTACCTTGATGCCAACATACAACTCAGATTTGTTTTTGGTAGGTACAATTTATAGATTGGATCTGGAACTTCCACAGTACGGAAACAACTGACTTTTTCAATCTCATTATTAGAGACTTATATCAGTGGCAGCTTCAGCCCAGACAAGgacaatttctttttgcagCTGTTCATTCCATTTCTTGGCTTCACAGGCTCAATTGATAGCCCTGGATACCTTAACACTGGCACGGGGCAAAAGTTCATTGACGCTTCTCAGCTTGATGCAGTTACCAAGTGGATGGCAAATCCTTCTCCTCTTGAACCAACGGAACTTGCCTCTGTTGTACCCTTCCCAGCACTTGACATCTTAGACAGGGACTTAGTGGAAATGTACCAAACGGCAATTGCCACCAACATTACCAATCCTTGCTTGGAAGGCCTGCTCTTCAACACAACTGACAAATTGTGTGATGTTCTTAATCAAGGGAGCCTACTCACCATTCTCCAAAGCTTTGACATTCAAACTCAGCTTTGCTACAGCCAAGGAGACACAATCAATACCCCTGACAATTTTATCCCCGAGGTTTTTGAGAACATGCTTGTTTCTGAAGCAACCTCGCTTTTAAACGGAATATTACCCGTTACAGGTGATCACTTGGAAGCTATTTTCCTATGCAAAATCAACCCAATTAGCTATTTTGCTATGAACATTTCTTTGAGCATGGATCCTCCAGCTATGGTAACTCCCCTTGAAGGGGATGAATTGGCAAATTGCTTGAAAGTATCCAATTCTCCTACCAGCTCCCCAATACCCAGTTCTGACGCTATGACGATGGGATTATTGGCTGTGTCTACTGTCCTTATTGAAGCCTATTTCTTTATATTTGATTTGTGACTGGCATCATGTGCAGTGAGAGGTAGAACGTAATTAACTGCAAGAGCACGTTTTgatttgttgatgttgaatGGTTAttattttggttttgtgTTCAAGTAGGCCAATGACAGTCAGCTCCTCTTGCATTGCATATAGGACAAGAACGACAAATAGCAAGAGCGCGGAAGAGGCATACTTTTGACATAGTCAGCAAAAGAAGAGGCGtttcactaactgtaaaggggatggaaaaaggtgaaaaactcccaaaGGAGAcacagaacgtgttcagtctaagtagcatcatttggcgctcgtATGTTGTTAAGTATTCAACCTATACAAACTAAACACCAAAATTTGTTccggatgccaaccgttgTCGAAAGCTACAGGAAACAGCTAAACAATGCAGCTGAGCAAATGAATTATGTGTCATTTAAGATCTACAGCATCAGCCAATCCTTGATCTACTTGTTGGTCTCTCCAGATGAATAATTGGAAAAAGTTTCGAGTGCAGGGAGATGTccaagaaatggattgaatTGGGGTGTAGGCTTACAGAATTTGCTCAAGCACATCACATCAAATGCATGGAGTTTGCCATGCAACGTCCTGTTTCGTTACTCACCATGTAGAGACGCAATGGAAAGTACAAGTTTCACACTCAAATGTAGTTTGTGCTTTTTGGCACCACAATATGCTCAGAACGAAGCAAAAATGTATGCAATATAGCTTGTAATAAATCTTTTTCTTACAACATTATTTTTCGAATTCCGGTGCCCAAAGCTCGAACTTTTTCAGCCTCTGCGTTTGTATCCATCTCCTATATACAGAGCAAACCAGATGCTGCCGTCAACAACGTTGTCATCTCTGCCGTCCCTAGCACGATGCATAAGGTATCAACAAAATTATTCTCGAATTTTGCCATGACTTTCGGCGCGATCTTTACAAACTGCCTTGATGGCACAGGTGTAAGGACATGCGGTTTGCCGTACAACCGATTCTGTGTGTTTTGCGCCTTCCACCACCTCGGATTGTCCGCATGCTAATGCGACAGCAATACTCATGGTCGAGCGCAAACACCGCTCCAAATCCGGCGTAGGGCCTCCAAGGTGGTCAGCAAGTCCCGAATCGCCACCATCAAATCATCTTCCGCTCAACCCAAAGCCTCAAATCTGTATGGTAGATACTTGTTTCGGACCCGTTTGTCGGCGCCTTCCCAGTTTTACTTTGGCCACAGCCATACTGACGGCGGTGGTTTTGGCAACGTCGGTACCACCAGTGTCAGCTTTCTCGAGGACCACGACGAGCAAGACTTGGTGGATCAGAACGCTCTCGAATGGCCTTCTTCCACCAATTAAGATTGGTGGCCAACACTTCCAGGGCGggacaaatggaagaggacgcCGCCGACGCAAACTTTGGTTCGAATCGCGCCGCAAGCCTTTGCAGCAACAGGCTCGTCGTGCAAAACCATCTTTCCTCCTTTCAGGAAGGGCGACGGGGCATGTGCATCGTCATTCCCGACGTGCAGCACCCGTAAGACGGGCGTCCCGGGGCGGCATCCCACCCCCCACACGTTGCGGTAGACTCGATTACCACGGATCCGCTACGCCGGGTTTCGTCCACCTCCCGTTGCGTCTCCGAGGAACGCCCCAAAGTCGATGGTACTGGTCCGATGCAGTTTGATCCACAGCAAGTCCGCGTGTTGGATGAGAATCAGCAGTCTCGCAACTTTGATTCGTTTTACGACGAGCTGAATATTACGGCGGCGCCTTTTGCACCCGTGTGGAGGGAGACAACGCACCCCAAACACGACGAACACTCACGGGCACCCGTCGATGCCGAGGTTCCGTTTTATTTGTACAATCCCCAACGTAATTTGGAATGAATCGTTGACTCCTCCGCGTCTCCGACGACCGCCACAATGTCGACAGatctccagcaatcgcgCCGTCGTACGAGTGCGAGGAACGTTGATCGTTCGGCGTTCCCCGTGGTCGCACTcttttccgacgacgacgaagaccagTACGATCGCGTCGGTGATGATGACTACACCACCTAGAGCATCGAGACCAGTGACAAATACAAGACCGAGAAAGACGACGATAATGACACCAACAAGACTCCATCTTCATCCCAAACCCTGTCAAATCGGTCGTCACCCTTTGACGAAGACTCGGTATCGCAAGAACCAGCGGAAACGcccaacgacgaaaacg
This genomic interval carries:
- a CDS encoding predicted protein, producing the protein KGSWTMEEDIILREKRAMYGRKWAKIAAFLPGRQGKQCRERFVNHLDPELKKGEWTDDEEAILIAMHEHHGNRWANIAKNLPGRSDNDVKNHWYSTIQRKFQQ